One Harpia harpyja isolate bHarHar1 chromosome 11, bHarHar1 primary haplotype, whole genome shotgun sequence genomic window, CTCTAATGCCATGCGGTAATTCATAGGATGATATTCTGGGTAGTTTTCCTAAATTAAGACATTTTGGAAACAACTTGTTGCTCGCTATTCTTGTGCTACCATGCTGCAGAGACCCATGGCCAAGCAAGTCAGCAAACGTAGCACCCGACAACATTTTCACTTGAAGCATTTAGTTACATCAGTCTGCTGTTTTAATTAGGCAGCCTTCTTGGCtctaaattatttaaagttaATAATGAAATTGGGGAAAAAACCTGTGTCAGAGAAGGTACGAAACAAGAAGAAGAGCTGAGAGGCAGAGATGGGACATATCTAAAGAAATCCTCTGTGGGGAGGTGGATCCAAAGGGCTGTGCAAATTCTCCCTCAAAAAGGCTGTTCTTGGGTCAAAAACGGGATCTCAAAAACCTAAGGCTTCAAAAAATACTGCTCTAAAACATGGGGTGGATGATGCAAATCCCGAGAAGGCACCATATGAGACAACCTGGTGCTTGGGCCTATTTTTGGGGGTGAAAACTGGGTTTTTTAGAAGTAGCCTGCAAGATGGCGGCGACTACTGGGCGGGGGCTgttcaaaactgtatttctgtattcaGATCGTGCTTGTGCACATCTATATACATGTATTTGCACACAGGTACACCATATGTAAAGATATAtatgtttgtttgtgtgtgttatGTTAAACACCCGCCCCAAGGCCTGACTGGAGGCGTAGACGCCGCCCCGTAACCATGGCGACGGGTGGCTGGCGGCCCGCCCGTTTCCTCACAGCCAGCCCCGCCCCCTTTCCCGAGcgtgggcggggccagcccgggAATCGCCTCTTAGGTGACGCCGGCGGCTCACGTGGTGCAGGAGGGGGGGCGGGGTAAGAGGTCGGTAGGCGGAAGTCGCTCGCCGCCACCTCAGCTCGGCGTCGCTCAGAGCCCCGAACATGGCGGGCATCAAAGGTACCGAGCGCTCCCGGCCCGCGGGCGGGAAGCGGCTCGGAGCTGCCGTTCGGCAGCTCCGAGCCGCTTCCCGCCCGCGGGCCGGGGGTCCCCTCTCTCTCTGAGGGAGCAGAACGACCGGGTTGCGCTTCCGCTTCCCCAGCCATCGCCTCAGCAAGGCGtgtggggggggacgggacggacgGGCGGGCGGGCTTGGCGGGGAGGGATAACCGGTAACCGGTGAGGCGGCTGCCGCCTCACCGCCCGCCTTGTGCCGTTGCAGCTCTCGTGGCGCTGTCCTTCAGCGGAGCCATCGGGCTGACGTTCCTCATGCTGGGCTGCGCCCTGGAGTACTACGGGTGAGGGGGCCGGCTTCGTTTCCAAAACTTCCCCTTCTTAGTCTCTGGTGATTGAGGTGTTAATCTCACTTAATTGAGTTGTTTGGCTCTAGTTATCTTACAGCAGTCGCCCGCTTTCTGGCTCTTGACACGTGGCAGTTTGTTGTGACTAAATACCACCTCCTTAGCCAGCACTTgcgtttccattaaaaaaaaagactgaaaacagctCAATACTTCCTCAGGAAAAGCGGTGCCATCTTGCTAAGCAGCCGTTTTTAACCTCGCACAAGTCTTTGCCTTACTTCCCTGTTTCTTTAAACAACCCTCCTACCACAAGACTCCACCTGGGATGTCTCTTACACTTAAAAATCCAGGCGAAGCTAACGAGACCTCTCACAAAGAGATGAGAGTGCAAGGGTGTGCCTTCGCAGTCGGTTTGTTTATTCTCCCGGCTCCCTCTAATTTGGGAAAGCTCTTGGTTCCTGTCCCGCTTGCCTGCATTTCCTGTTCCCTGTGCGGTGACTGTCGTTTTTGTGAGGCGGTGGTGTGAGCTGAATCAGCAAGGTGATGCAAATGTAAAATCAATTAACCCTTGCTCGTGTGAGAGCGTGGGTCCTGCTCTACGCGAGGCCGTATGAGTGCTTGTGCCAGTGTGCAGGGAAAACAAGGTAGGATTGCCCCTTTGGGTGAAAGCTTGTGGTTAAATCATATAACCCACTTTTCAAACCATAAAGTAGGATTACAGCTACTGCAAttactttttctaaaaagaaGGTACTTTTTATTGAAGCATCTATCTAAACTGATTATGTAtttccttttcccccctccccagtgtATACTGGCCTCTGTTTGTCTTAATATTTTACTTCATCTGCCCCATTCCCCACTTCATTGCAAAAAGAGTAAGTGATGACAGTGATGCAGCCAGCAGTGCCTGCAGGGAACTAGCATATTTCTTCACAACTGGAATTGTTGTTTCTGCCTTTGGATTTCCTATCATCCTTGCACGGGTTGAAGCGGTAAGTTCTGCTTGCTAATTTTAATTGCAAGGCACCAGTTACTGAATGTAATCTGTAATAGTACTGTTGCTGTTTGTAAATCCTGCCTTTAAGTTCATTATTGTGATGTTTCTAGATTCTGACTGAAGGAATCACTCTGCTGAAATTCTGTCTGTCAATGCTGCTTTTTGACCTGAACAAAGGACTTGCATGACTGAAAAGTTTTTAGCTGGGTTTTTCTCCAGAGTTGTTTTGGTCCAATACAAGATATTAACTCCTCCTACATCTCGTGCCTCTGTCTCATCAACTTTTGCACCGCTTCTTGCGCCAccttccttatttttatttcagaatgtcTGCTTTCTCCATTTAGGATGCTGAAAACTTGGTGACTGGAGTGCATTATCAGTTAAAAGATAAAAGGCCAAACTTCCAGAGTCCCCTTCTGGTTTTCAAAGCATTTCCCAAGCTCATGCTTTGTCCTTTCAAAGTCTGAGGAAATCCTGCtagcttcttttctctttgctttctgaacCGCTCTTCAGTGGTGAGATTTTTGTCACATTTGTTTTGCAAGGCAGAGAACTCTTTCATCCTGTCTCCCAAACTACCCAATGGCATCTTTATGTGTTGTGTTGCTTTTCCCCTTCAGtctttcagttttgcttaaaaCTTGCGTGcttagtttttaatttatttgtaatgcACAATTTCCCTGACACggcatttttggttttaagttgTGGACCTGACAGTAGGCAGAACCAGAAGTGACCACGAGGGGGAACTCTAATGCATAGCTATACCTTTTAAGAGTAAATGTCACTTATTTGAGTAAACTTAGTGGGGCAGATCGTTAAAGAAAGCTATTTACCTTTAAGACCACGTACTGTTTTCCATGTTTGTTACTGGCATTTATTTGAAAGGCTatcttttattttgttgcatAGCAATTAAAGGAGAGCACTAGtttcaccagatttttttttttcaatgacttAGGTATGGTTTAGTGACTTGTATGGCAAGGTAATTATTTTGTTCTAAAACATAGCATTATTAGCCTGTCTGTTGAAGTCTTGTATTAATAATATGAGTGGTTGCTAATTGAATAATTAGTCACATGAATTGAATTATTTAttgtttgtctttttcctttatgcttttaGCAGCTTTCTGTAGTATTTCGTTTAGTTTATCTAATGCATATAAATAACTGGCCTGAACCTATCTTATAAGAACTGCTTTGATTGTTTCATTTCCTTGCATTTCAGATCAAATGGGGAGCCTGTGGTCTGGTGCTGGCTGGCAATGCAGTCATTTTCCTTACtattttaggcttttttcttgtgtttggtaGAGGAGATGACTTTAGCTGGGAACAGTGGTAGGACATCGCTCTGATGCTGGTAATATTTTACAGCATGTATCACCATATgtatactctgtgtgtgtatatgtgtatatattataaCGTGTGTGTGCACGCTGAgatgtatgtatgtgcatatgcatgtAGTGTTACATTATCAGATCAtaacatgcttttttaaaatgcatttcagccAAAGGGAAAAGGCCTTTGTGACAGCTGTCTTAGTGTATTCAGTAAAAGCTGGAAT contains:
- the LEPROT gene encoding leptin receptor gene-related protein, which codes for MAGIKALVALSFSGAIGLTFLMLGCALEYYGVYWPLFVLIFYFICPIPHFIAKRVSDDSDAASSACRELAYFFTTGIVVSAFGFPIILARVEAIKWGACGLVLAGNAVIFLTILGFFLVFGRGDDFSWEQW